A genomic region of Caenorhabditis elegans chromosome V contains the following coding sequences:
- the hum-2 gene encoding Dilute domain-containing protein (Confirmed by transcript evidence), with translation MMEAERLTLLEARNRVEVLQEEVERLETECDLKEAQRGGMETKMVELQSRLDQMQSESGQTIVELTEQLEKAKADRVLWDEERQRMEAALNTERSARNALDAEMAAMREQLMKNVDLFESSTFQKRPSQKKNRDDDSCSRTTSNLSQLTGSFTAETINGVHSTSRGSPEVLLDNMASTFEQLRMINDLRQRNEHCQRETERMKAIIEASTLIETLDKKTSLKAFESIRVGELEGAYNRLKNDMERLVSGENGATHSVFERIMEENERLREEAVELRSMLSSHFEKQSVAGSSGYRRSPRPDSGHCSGADSEDGSSGADLEEDLCIERQCRHLKNLAENLTKMLTNQNLEIERLQQQLRFSESQTVFRPSDCSLDEAVRGAHKQTQLLAQQNMDLNDKLTRQSEELAEARAQLRGYSGPLGLENASDEEIIRLEAFEKGSIKHSGFLEVYNVPEFARIIVCELKPTLARLLTKNLPAYLLVAAFRNHDEKRDETALTGLFSSVHLVLKDTISRSHDLDLLSLWLVNLWRLFNLLRQYSGEDSQPEWHVANTETQNSYRFKAYDVAPIRDQLKLRIEECYTSLMKKAIEHVLSPKIVPGILQHESSSDLMTAGQERRDRNSGSVESQRKSLDDLLQFMEIVHTKLTTYGGDDIVVKQVIGQMARWMCALALNYMMFRRELCNFEKAIQIKHNVTQIQNWLNAKGLSDCRDHFEPLVQACHLLQSRKDPSNLDTLCGEMTSRLKPRQVVAILQHYDPSDEMEDGLSPEFLVQIQKKLNERAIANNDPIEDKDKLIMLGTYLPPFDTQPFSYSDFPLETLSLPSCLHMQSVCRLV, from the exons ATGATGGAAGCAGAGAG GCTCACGCTCTTGGAGGCAAGAAACCGTGTGGAAGTGCTTCAAGAAGAAGTGGAACGCCTCGAAACAGAATGCGATTTGAAAGAGGCTCAACGAGGTGGCATGGAGACGAAAATGGTCGAACTGCAGAGTCGTCTTGATCAG atgCAATCCGAGTCTGGACAGACAATCGTTGAGCTCACTGAGCAGCTCGAAAAGGCAAAGGCCGATAGAGTTCTGTGGGATGAGGAGCGCCAAAGAATGGAAGCAGCGCTGAATACGGAAAGATCTGCTCGTAACGCGTTGGATGCAGAAATGGCAGCCATGCGTGAGCAACTCATGAAGAATGTGGATTTGTTCGAGTCGAGCACATTTCAAAAGAGGCCGAGTCAAAAAAAGAATCGAGATGATGATT CATGCTCTCGTACCACTTCAAATTTGTCGCAGCTGACGGGATCATTCACTGCTGAAACTATAAATGGAGTTCATTCAACATCTCGTGGATCACCTGAAGTTCTTCTTGATAATATGGCCTCAACTTTCGAACAACTGAGAATGATCAATGATCTACGTCAACGGAACGAGCATTGTCAACGAGAAACCGAAAGAATGAAAGCTATTATCGAAGCTTCCACTCTCATCGAGACACTCGACAAAAAGACATCGTTAAAGGCATTTGAATCGATTCGTGTTGGTGAGCTGGAAGGCGCCTACAATCGCCTCAAGAATGACATGGAACGATTGGTTTCTGGAGAAAATGGAGCAACTCACTCGGTGTTCGAACGTATCATGGAGGAAAATGAACGACTTCGAGAAGAGGCTGTCGAGTTGCGATCAATGTTGTCAAGCCATTTCGAGAAGCAATCAGTTGCTGGAAGTAGTGGATACAGAAGATCACCGAGACCTGATTCTGGGCACTGTTCTGGTGCTGATTCAGAAGACGGTAGCAGTGGTGCCGATCTTGAAGAAGATTTGTGTATCGAAAGACAATGCAGACATCTTAAAAACTTGGCAGA aaacctTACCAAAATGCTCACAAATCAGAATCTCGAAATTGAACGATTACAACAACAACTTCGGTTCAGCGAGTCGCAAACAGTTTtc agaccGTCAGACTGCTCTTTGGATGAAGCCGTGCGAGGAGCTCACAAACAAACCCAATTACTAGCTCAGCAGAACATG GATTTGAACGATAAGCTAACCCGTCAATCGGAGGAATTGGCAGAGGCACGTGCACAACTTCGTGGTTACAGCGGACCTTTGGGATTAG AAAACGCATCGGACGAGGAGATTATTCGATTGGAAGCTTTCGAAAAAGGATCCATCAAGCACAGCGGATTTTTGGAGGTCTACAACGTTCCAGAGTTTGCAAGGATAATTGTTTGTG AATTAAAACCAACTCTGGCTCGTCTTCTAACCAAAAATCTTCCTGCGTATCTATTAGTTGCTGCATTCCGAAATCATGATGAAAAGCGAGACGAAACGGCACTCACCGGTCTATTTTCTTCGGTCCATCTTGTGCTCAAAGATACGATCTCGCGTTCGCATGATCTCGACTTATTGTCGTTATGGCTTGTAAACTTGTGGCGATTGTTCAATCTTCTTCGTCAATATTCTGGTGAAGATAGTCAACCCGAGTGGCACGTGGCAAACACTGAAACTCAGAATTCGTATCGATTCAAGGCTTACGACGTGGCACCGATTCGTGATCAACTAAAGTTGCGGATCGAAGAATGCTACACAAGTTTGATGAAAAAAGCAATTGAACATGTTCTCTCTCCAAAAATTGTTCCTGGAATCTTGCAACACGAAAGTAGCAGTGATCTGATGACTGCTGGACAAGAAAGAAGAGATCGTAACTCTGGAAGTGTTGAATCACAAAGGAAAAGTCTTGATGATTTACTTCAATTCATGGAGATTGTTCATACAAAACTGACGACTTACGGTGGTGATGATATTGTTGTGAAGCAGGTAATTGGACAAATGGCCAGATGGATGTGTGCTCTCGCCTTGAACTATATGATGTTCCGAAGGGAGTTGTGCAATTTTGAGAAGGCAATTCAGATCAA ACACAATGTGACACAAATCCAAAATTGGCTCAACGCAAAAGGACTGTCTGATTGTCGTGATCACTTCGAACCACTTGTGCAAGCATGTCATCTACTGCAAAGTCGCAAAGATCCTTCTAATCTCGACACACTATGTGGTGAAATGACAAGTCGGTTGAAGCCACGGCAAGTTGTTGCTATACTTCAACACTACGATCCTTCTGATGAAATGGAGGACGGTCTTTCTCCAGAATTCCTTGTGCAGATTCAGAAGAAACTGAACGAGAGAGCTATTGCAAATAATGATCCAATTGAGGATAAG GACAAACTGATAATGCTGGGTACATATCTTCCACCATTCGACACTCAACCATTCTCTTATTCTGATTTCCCACTTGAGACTTTAAGCCTCCCAAGTTGCCTGCATATGCAGAGTGTTTGTAGACTTGTATAA
- the hum-2 gene encoding Dilute domain-containing protein (Confirmed by transcript evidence) yields the protein MMEAERLTLLEARNRVEVLQEEVERLETECDLKEAQRGGMETKMVELQSRLDQFQMQSESGQTIVELTEQLEKAKADRVLWDEERQRMEAALNTERSARNALDAEMAAMREQLMKNVDLFESSTFQKRPSQKKNRDDDSCSRTTSNLSQLTGSFTAETINGVHSTSRGSPEVLLDNMASTFEQLRMINDLRQRNEHCQRETERMKAIIEASTLIETLDKKTSLKAFESIRVGELEGAYNRLKNDMERLVSGENGATHSVFERIMEENERLREEAVELRSMLSSHFEKQSVAGSSGYRRSPRPDSGHCSGADSEDGSSGADLEEDLCIERQCRHLKNLAENLTKMLTNQNLEIERLQQQLRFSESQTVFRPSDCSLDEAVRGAHKQTQLLAQQNMDLNDKLTRQSEELAEARAQLRGYSGPLGLENASDEEIIRLEAFEKGSIKHSGFLEVYNVPEFARIIVCELKPTLARLLTKNLPAYLLVAAFRNHDEKRDETALTGLFSSVHLVLKDTISRSHDLDLLSLWLVNLWRLFNLLRQYSGEDSQPEWHVANTETQNSYRFKAYDVAPIRDQLKLRIEECYTSLMKKAIEHVLSPKIVPGILQHESSSDLMTAGQERRDRNSGSVESQRKSLDDLLQFMEIVHTKLTTYGGDDIVVKQVIGQMARWMCALALNYMMFRRELCNFEKAIQIKHNVTQIQNWLNAKGLSDCRDHFEPLVQACHLLQSRKDPSNLDTLCGEMTSRLKPRQVVAILQHYDPSDEMEDGLSPEFLVQIQKKLNERAIANNDPIEDKDKLIMLGTYLPPFDTQPFSYSDFPLETLSLPSCLHMQSVCRLV from the exons ATGATGGAAGCAGAGAG GCTCACGCTCTTGGAGGCAAGAAACCGTGTGGAAGTGCTTCAAGAAGAAGTGGAACGCCTCGAAACAGAATGCGATTTGAAAGAGGCTCAACGAGGTGGCATGGAGACGAAAATGGTCGAACTGCAGAGTCGTCTTGATCAG tttcagatgCAATCCGAGTCTGGACAGACAATCGTTGAGCTCACTGAGCAGCTCGAAAAGGCAAAGGCCGATAGAGTTCTGTGGGATGAGGAGCGCCAAAGAATGGAAGCAGCGCTGAATACGGAAAGATCTGCTCGTAACGCGTTGGATGCAGAAATGGCAGCCATGCGTGAGCAACTCATGAAGAATGTGGATTTGTTCGAGTCGAGCACATTTCAAAAGAGGCCGAGTCAAAAAAAGAATCGAGATGATGATT CATGCTCTCGTACCACTTCAAATTTGTCGCAGCTGACGGGATCATTCACTGCTGAAACTATAAATGGAGTTCATTCAACATCTCGTGGATCACCTGAAGTTCTTCTTGATAATATGGCCTCAACTTTCGAACAACTGAGAATGATCAATGATCTACGTCAACGGAACGAGCATTGTCAACGAGAAACCGAAAGAATGAAAGCTATTATCGAAGCTTCCACTCTCATCGAGACACTCGACAAAAAGACATCGTTAAAGGCATTTGAATCGATTCGTGTTGGTGAGCTGGAAGGCGCCTACAATCGCCTCAAGAATGACATGGAACGATTGGTTTCTGGAGAAAATGGAGCAACTCACTCGGTGTTCGAACGTATCATGGAGGAAAATGAACGACTTCGAGAAGAGGCTGTCGAGTTGCGATCAATGTTGTCAAGCCATTTCGAGAAGCAATCAGTTGCTGGAAGTAGTGGATACAGAAGATCACCGAGACCTGATTCTGGGCACTGTTCTGGTGCTGATTCAGAAGACGGTAGCAGTGGTGCCGATCTTGAAGAAGATTTGTGTATCGAAAGACAATGCAGACATCTTAAAAACTTGGCAGA aaacctTACCAAAATGCTCACAAATCAGAATCTCGAAATTGAACGATTACAACAACAACTTCGGTTCAGCGAGTCGCAAACAGTTTtc agaccGTCAGACTGCTCTTTGGATGAAGCCGTGCGAGGAGCTCACAAACAAACCCAATTACTAGCTCAGCAGAACATG GATTTGAACGATAAGCTAACCCGTCAATCGGAGGAATTGGCAGAGGCACGTGCACAACTTCGTGGTTACAGCGGACCTTTGGGATTAG AAAACGCATCGGACGAGGAGATTATTCGATTGGAAGCTTTCGAAAAAGGATCCATCAAGCACAGCGGATTTTTGGAGGTCTACAACGTTCCAGAGTTTGCAAGGATAATTGTTTGTG AATTAAAACCAACTCTGGCTCGTCTTCTAACCAAAAATCTTCCTGCGTATCTATTAGTTGCTGCATTCCGAAATCATGATGAAAAGCGAGACGAAACGGCACTCACCGGTCTATTTTCTTCGGTCCATCTTGTGCTCAAAGATACGATCTCGCGTTCGCATGATCTCGACTTATTGTCGTTATGGCTTGTAAACTTGTGGCGATTGTTCAATCTTCTTCGTCAATATTCTGGTGAAGATAGTCAACCCGAGTGGCACGTGGCAAACACTGAAACTCAGAATTCGTATCGATTCAAGGCTTACGACGTGGCACCGATTCGTGATCAACTAAAGTTGCGGATCGAAGAATGCTACACAAGTTTGATGAAAAAAGCAATTGAACATGTTCTCTCTCCAAAAATTGTTCCTGGAATCTTGCAACACGAAAGTAGCAGTGATCTGATGACTGCTGGACAAGAAAGAAGAGATCGTAACTCTGGAAGTGTTGAATCACAAAGGAAAAGTCTTGATGATTTACTTCAATTCATGGAGATTGTTCATACAAAACTGACGACTTACGGTGGTGATGATATTGTTGTGAAGCAGGTAATTGGACAAATGGCCAGATGGATGTGTGCTCTCGCCTTGAACTATATGATGTTCCGAAGGGAGTTGTGCAATTTTGAGAAGGCAATTCAGATCAA ACACAATGTGACACAAATCCAAAATTGGCTCAACGCAAAAGGACTGTCTGATTGTCGTGATCACTTCGAACCACTTGTGCAAGCATGTCATCTACTGCAAAGTCGCAAAGATCCTTCTAATCTCGACACACTATGTGGTGAAATGACAAGTCGGTTGAAGCCACGGCAAGTTGTTGCTATACTTCAACACTACGATCCTTCTGATGAAATGGAGGACGGTCTTTCTCCAGAATTCCTTGTGCAGATTCAGAAGAAACTGAACGAGAGAGCTATTGCAAATAATGATCCAATTGAGGATAAG GACAAACTGATAATGCTGGGTACATATCTTCCACCATTCGACACTCAACCATTCTCTTATTCTGATTTCCCACTTGAGACTTTAAGCCTCCCAAGTTGCCTGCATATGCAGAGTGTTTGTAGACTTGTATAA
- the hum-2 gene encoding Dilute domain-containing protein (Confirmed by transcript evidence), translated as METKMVELQSRLDQFQMQSESGQTIVELTEQLEKAKADRVLWDEERQRMEAALNTERSARNALDAEMAAMREQLMKNVDLFESSTFQKRPSQKKNRDDDSCSRTTSNLSQLTGSFTAETINGVHSTSRGSPEVLLDNMASTFEQLRMINDLRQRNEHCQRETERMKAIIEASTLIETLDKKTSLKAFESIRVGELEGAYNRLKNDMERLVSGENGATHSVFERIMEENERLREEAVELRSMLSSHFEKQSVAGSSGYRRSPRPDSGHCSGADSEDGSSGADLEEDLCIERQCRHLKNLAENLTKMLTNQNLEIERLQQQLRFSESQTVFRPSDCSLDEAVRGAHKQTQLLAQQNMDLNDKLTRQSEELAEARAQLRGYSGPLGLENASDEEIIRLEAFEKGSIKHSGFLEVYNVPEFARIIVCELKPTLARLLTKNLPAYLLVAAFRNHDEKRDETALTGLFSSVHLVLKDTISRSHDLDLLSLWLVNLWRLFNLLRQYSGEDSQPEWHVANTETQNSYRFKAYDVAPIRDQLKLRIEECYTSLMKKAIEHVLSPKIVPGILQHESSSDLMTAGQERRDRNSGSVESQRKSLDDLLQFMEIVHTKLTTYGGDDIVVKQVIGQMARWMCALALNYMMFRRELCNFEKAIQIKHNVTQIQNWLNAKGLSDCRDHFEPLVQACHLLQSRKDPSNLDTLCGEMTSRLKPRQVVAILQHYDPSDEMEDGLSPEFLVQIQKKLNERAIANNDPIEDKDKLIMLGTYLPPFDTQPFSYSDFPLETLSLPSCLHMQSVCRLV; from the exons ATGGAGACGAAAATGGTCGAACTGCAGAGTCGTCTTGATCAG tttcagatgCAATCCGAGTCTGGACAGACAATCGTTGAGCTCACTGAGCAGCTCGAAAAGGCAAAGGCCGATAGAGTTCTGTGGGATGAGGAGCGCCAAAGAATGGAAGCAGCGCTGAATACGGAAAGATCTGCTCGTAACGCGTTGGATGCAGAAATGGCAGCCATGCGTGAGCAACTCATGAAGAATGTGGATTTGTTCGAGTCGAGCACATTTCAAAAGAGGCCGAGTCAAAAAAAGAATCGAGATGATGATT CATGCTCTCGTACCACTTCAAATTTGTCGCAGCTGACGGGATCATTCACTGCTGAAACTATAAATGGAGTTCATTCAACATCTCGTGGATCACCTGAAGTTCTTCTTGATAATATGGCCTCAACTTTCGAACAACTGAGAATGATCAATGATCTACGTCAACGGAACGAGCATTGTCAACGAGAAACCGAAAGAATGAAAGCTATTATCGAAGCTTCCACTCTCATCGAGACACTCGACAAAAAGACATCGTTAAAGGCATTTGAATCGATTCGTGTTGGTGAGCTGGAAGGCGCCTACAATCGCCTCAAGAATGACATGGAACGATTGGTTTCTGGAGAAAATGGAGCAACTCACTCGGTGTTCGAACGTATCATGGAGGAAAATGAACGACTTCGAGAAGAGGCTGTCGAGTTGCGATCAATGTTGTCAAGCCATTTCGAGAAGCAATCAGTTGCTGGAAGTAGTGGATACAGAAGATCACCGAGACCTGATTCTGGGCACTGTTCTGGTGCTGATTCAGAAGACGGTAGCAGTGGTGCCGATCTTGAAGAAGATTTGTGTATCGAAAGACAATGCAGACATCTTAAAAACTTGGCAGA aaacctTACCAAAATGCTCACAAATCAGAATCTCGAAATTGAACGATTACAACAACAACTTCGGTTCAGCGAGTCGCAAACAGTTTtc agaccGTCAGACTGCTCTTTGGATGAAGCCGTGCGAGGAGCTCACAAACAAACCCAATTACTAGCTCAGCAGAACATG GATTTGAACGATAAGCTAACCCGTCAATCGGAGGAATTGGCAGAGGCACGTGCACAACTTCGTGGTTACAGCGGACCTTTGGGATTAG AAAACGCATCGGACGAGGAGATTATTCGATTGGAAGCTTTCGAAAAAGGATCCATCAAGCACAGCGGATTTTTGGAGGTCTACAACGTTCCAGAGTTTGCAAGGATAATTGTTTGTG AATTAAAACCAACTCTGGCTCGTCTTCTAACCAAAAATCTTCCTGCGTATCTATTAGTTGCTGCATTCCGAAATCATGATGAAAAGCGAGACGAAACGGCACTCACCGGTCTATTTTCTTCGGTCCATCTTGTGCTCAAAGATACGATCTCGCGTTCGCATGATCTCGACTTATTGTCGTTATGGCTTGTAAACTTGTGGCGATTGTTCAATCTTCTTCGTCAATATTCTGGTGAAGATAGTCAACCCGAGTGGCACGTGGCAAACACTGAAACTCAGAATTCGTATCGATTCAAGGCTTACGACGTGGCACCGATTCGTGATCAACTAAAGTTGCGGATCGAAGAATGCTACACAAGTTTGATGAAAAAAGCAATTGAACATGTTCTCTCTCCAAAAATTGTTCCTGGAATCTTGCAACACGAAAGTAGCAGTGATCTGATGACTGCTGGACAAGAAAGAAGAGATCGTAACTCTGGAAGTGTTGAATCACAAAGGAAAAGTCTTGATGATTTACTTCAATTCATGGAGATTGTTCATACAAAACTGACGACTTACGGTGGTGATGATATTGTTGTGAAGCAGGTAATTGGACAAATGGCCAGATGGATGTGTGCTCTCGCCTTGAACTATATGATGTTCCGAAGGGAGTTGTGCAATTTTGAGAAGGCAATTCAGATCAA ACACAATGTGACACAAATCCAAAATTGGCTCAACGCAAAAGGACTGTCTGATTGTCGTGATCACTTCGAACCACTTGTGCAAGCATGTCATCTACTGCAAAGTCGCAAAGATCCTTCTAATCTCGACACACTATGTGGTGAAATGACAAGTCGGTTGAAGCCACGGCAAGTTGTTGCTATACTTCAACACTACGATCCTTCTGATGAAATGGAGGACGGTCTTTCTCCAGAATTCCTTGTGCAGATTCAGAAGAAACTGAACGAGAGAGCTATTGCAAATAATGATCCAATTGAGGATAAG GACAAACTGATAATGCTGGGTACATATCTTCCACCATTCGACACTCAACCATTCTCTTATTCTGATTTCCCACTTGAGACTTTAAGCCTCCCAAGTTGCCTGCATATGCAGAGTGTTTGTAGACTTGTATAA
- the hum-2 gene encoding Dilute domain-containing protein (Confirmed by transcript evidence), whose protein sequence is METKMVELQSRLDQMQSESGQTIVELTEQLEKAKADRVLWDEERQRMEAALNTERSARNALDAEMAAMREQLMKNVDLFESSTFQKRPSQKKNRDDDSCSRTTSNLSQLTGSFTAETINGVHSTSRGSPEVLLDNMASTFEQLRMINDLRQRNEHCQRETERMKAIIEASTLIETLDKKTSLKAFESIRVGELEGAYNRLKNDMERLVSGENGATHSVFERIMEENERLREEAVELRSMLSSHFEKQSVAGSSGYRRSPRPDSGHCSGADSEDGSSGADLEEDLCIERQCRHLKNLAENLTKMLTNQNLEIERLQQQLRFSESQTVFRPSDCSLDEAVRGAHKQTQLLAQQNMDLNDKLTRQSEELAEARAQLRGYSGPLGLENASDEEIIRLEAFEKGSIKHSGFLEVYNVPEFARIIVCELKPTLARLLTKNLPAYLLVAAFRNHDEKRDETALTGLFSSVHLVLKDTISRSHDLDLLSLWLVNLWRLFNLLRQYSGEDSQPEWHVANTETQNSYRFKAYDVAPIRDQLKLRIEECYTSLMKKAIEHVLSPKIVPGILQHESSSDLMTAGQERRDRNSGSVESQRKSLDDLLQFMEIVHTKLTTYGGDDIVVKQVIGQMARWMCALALNYMMFRRELCNFEKAIQIKHNVTQIQNWLNAKGLSDCRDHFEPLVQACHLLQSRKDPSNLDTLCGEMTSRLKPRQVVAILQHYDPSDEMEDGLSPEFLVQIQKKLNERAIANNDPIEDKDKLIMLGTYLPPFDTQPFSYSDFPLETLSLPSCLHMQSVCRLV, encoded by the exons ATGGAGACGAAAATGGTCGAACTGCAGAGTCGTCTTGATCAG atgCAATCCGAGTCTGGACAGACAATCGTTGAGCTCACTGAGCAGCTCGAAAAGGCAAAGGCCGATAGAGTTCTGTGGGATGAGGAGCGCCAAAGAATGGAAGCAGCGCTGAATACGGAAAGATCTGCTCGTAACGCGTTGGATGCAGAAATGGCAGCCATGCGTGAGCAACTCATGAAGAATGTGGATTTGTTCGAGTCGAGCACATTTCAAAAGAGGCCGAGTCAAAAAAAGAATCGAGATGATGATT CATGCTCTCGTACCACTTCAAATTTGTCGCAGCTGACGGGATCATTCACTGCTGAAACTATAAATGGAGTTCATTCAACATCTCGTGGATCACCTGAAGTTCTTCTTGATAATATGGCCTCAACTTTCGAACAACTGAGAATGATCAATGATCTACGTCAACGGAACGAGCATTGTCAACGAGAAACCGAAAGAATGAAAGCTATTATCGAAGCTTCCACTCTCATCGAGACACTCGACAAAAAGACATCGTTAAAGGCATTTGAATCGATTCGTGTTGGTGAGCTGGAAGGCGCCTACAATCGCCTCAAGAATGACATGGAACGATTGGTTTCTGGAGAAAATGGAGCAACTCACTCGGTGTTCGAACGTATCATGGAGGAAAATGAACGACTTCGAGAAGAGGCTGTCGAGTTGCGATCAATGTTGTCAAGCCATTTCGAGAAGCAATCAGTTGCTGGAAGTAGTGGATACAGAAGATCACCGAGACCTGATTCTGGGCACTGTTCTGGTGCTGATTCAGAAGACGGTAGCAGTGGTGCCGATCTTGAAGAAGATTTGTGTATCGAAAGACAATGCAGACATCTTAAAAACTTGGCAGA aaacctTACCAAAATGCTCACAAATCAGAATCTCGAAATTGAACGATTACAACAACAACTTCGGTTCAGCGAGTCGCAAACAGTTTtc agaccGTCAGACTGCTCTTTGGATGAAGCCGTGCGAGGAGCTCACAAACAAACCCAATTACTAGCTCAGCAGAACATG GATTTGAACGATAAGCTAACCCGTCAATCGGAGGAATTGGCAGAGGCACGTGCACAACTTCGTGGTTACAGCGGACCTTTGGGATTAG AAAACGCATCGGACGAGGAGATTATTCGATTGGAAGCTTTCGAAAAAGGATCCATCAAGCACAGCGGATTTTTGGAGGTCTACAACGTTCCAGAGTTTGCAAGGATAATTGTTTGTG AATTAAAACCAACTCTGGCTCGTCTTCTAACCAAAAATCTTCCTGCGTATCTATTAGTTGCTGCATTCCGAAATCATGATGAAAAGCGAGACGAAACGGCACTCACCGGTCTATTTTCTTCGGTCCATCTTGTGCTCAAAGATACGATCTCGCGTTCGCATGATCTCGACTTATTGTCGTTATGGCTTGTAAACTTGTGGCGATTGTTCAATCTTCTTCGTCAATATTCTGGTGAAGATAGTCAACCCGAGTGGCACGTGGCAAACACTGAAACTCAGAATTCGTATCGATTCAAGGCTTACGACGTGGCACCGATTCGTGATCAACTAAAGTTGCGGATCGAAGAATGCTACACAAGTTTGATGAAAAAAGCAATTGAACATGTTCTCTCTCCAAAAATTGTTCCTGGAATCTTGCAACACGAAAGTAGCAGTGATCTGATGACTGCTGGACAAGAAAGAAGAGATCGTAACTCTGGAAGTGTTGAATCACAAAGGAAAAGTCTTGATGATTTACTTCAATTCATGGAGATTGTTCATACAAAACTGACGACTTACGGTGGTGATGATATTGTTGTGAAGCAGGTAATTGGACAAATGGCCAGATGGATGTGTGCTCTCGCCTTGAACTATATGATGTTCCGAAGGGAGTTGTGCAATTTTGAGAAGGCAATTCAGATCAA ACACAATGTGACACAAATCCAAAATTGGCTCAACGCAAAAGGACTGTCTGATTGTCGTGATCACTTCGAACCACTTGTGCAAGCATGTCATCTACTGCAAAGTCGCAAAGATCCTTCTAATCTCGACACACTATGTGGTGAAATGACAAGTCGGTTGAAGCCACGGCAAGTTGTTGCTATACTTCAACACTACGATCCTTCTGATGAAATGGAGGACGGTCTTTCTCCAGAATTCCTTGTGCAGATTCAGAAGAAACTGAACGAGAGAGCTATTGCAAATAATGATCCAATTGAGGATAAG GACAAACTGATAATGCTGGGTACATATCTTCCACCATTCGACACTCAACCATTCTCTTATTCTGATTTCCCACTTGAGACTTTAAGCCTCCCAAGTTGCCTGCATATGCAGAGTGTTTGTAGACTTGTATAA